The following are from one region of the Brienomyrus brachyistius isolate T26 chromosome 4, BBRACH_0.4, whole genome shotgun sequence genome:
- the zgc:92591 gene encoding late histone H2B.L4 gives MSNNVAKKKGKAPGDRKSSKKKVKRRETYSVYIYKVLKQVHPDTGISSRAMSIMNSFVNDVFERIATEASRLTQYNKRSTITSREVQTAVRLLLPGELAKHAVSEGTKAVTKYTSSK, from the exons ATGAGCAATAACGTTGCAAAAAAGAAAGGAAAGGCTCCCGGGGACCGGAAGTCGTCTAAGAAAAAGGTGAAGCGAAGGGAGACCTATTCGGTGTACATCTACAAAGTCCTGAAGCAG GTTCACCCGGATACCGGCATCTCCAGCCGGGCCATGAGCATCATGAACTCCTTCGTCAACGACGTGTTCGAGCGGATCGCCACCGAGGCGTCGCGCCTCACTCAGTACAACAAGCGGTCCACCATCACCAGCCGGGAGGTGCAGACTGCCGTGCGCCTGCTGCTGCCGGGGGAGCTGGCCAAGCACGCCGTCTCCGAGGGGACCAAGGCCGTGACCAAATACACCAGCTCCAAGTGA
- the asb10 gene encoding ankyrin repeat and SOCS box protein 10 isoform X1, translating into MSHSSFAFTPSALRSLRVDRAELERRSQRRWLEGAPRLSAYLLHKEARDTGPTSAVQRRIAGAPPLCRDLVVHNALFTGNLEAVQRLFPRGSPVDLLVESQGGDMRWVCQSEGLWSLTYEQELTTPLHIAASRGYADCLRHLLQRGANVELAPGGTTALHEACEGGHSECARLLLSYGANANATNEEGLAPLHMCIFPESLECAKHLLQFGAAVNGRSLEEDDTPLHVAARHGLPDHADLYLRYGAALDRQNDEGQTPLITACAEPQAAEDLQRYHQVCRLLVSAGANVRAEDRDSQTPLHMASKNVNADVAELLLQQGANVNNMCYSGDTPMHNVLKAVAYKAATHHPERIVRALLNYGSTRVWPGALPKLLKHCCKSPRTMEVILNAYDRLKITDTWREAVPHEVFQEHRGFYESVFVLTQMPRSLQHLARCKVRGLLEGRVPHVVPKLGLPTFLQKYLLLEFRDYIH; encoded by the exons ATGTCGCACAGCAGCTTCGCGTTTACCCCATCGGCGCTGCGCTCGCTGCGGGTGGACAGGGCCGAGCTGGAGCGCCGCTCGCAGCGGAGGTGGCTGGAGGGAGCCCCACGCCTCAGCGCCTACCTGCTGCACAAGGAGGCCCGGGACACAGGCCCCACGTCGGCGGTCCAGAGGCGGATCGCTGGGGCGCCACCACTGTGCCGCGACCTTGTGGTGCACAACGCCCTCTTCACCGGGAACCTGGAAGCCGTGCAGAGGCTGTTCCCCCGGGGGTCGCCGGTGGACCTCCTTGTGGAGTCGCAGGGCGGCGACATGCGCTGGGTCTGCCAGAGCGAAG GACTATGGTCGCTGACCTACGAGCAGGAGCTCACCACCCCGCTGCACATTGCGGCCAGCCGCGGTTATGCTGACTGCCTCCGACACCTGCTGCAGCGAGGCGCCAACGTGGAGCTGGCTCCCGGGGGCACCACAGCACTGCACGAGGCTTGCGAGGGCGGCCACAGCGAGTGTGCCCGGCTGCTGCTCTCCTACGGCGCCAACGCCAACGCCACCAACGAGGAGGGCCTTGCGCCGCTGCATATGTGCATCTTCCCCGAGTCCCTGGA ATGTGCCAAACACCTGCTGCAATTTGGCGCGGCGGTCAATGGGCGGAGCCTGGAGGAGGACGACACGCCGCTGCACGTTGCGGCGCGGCACGGCCTCCCGGACCACGCCGACCTATATCTGCGGTACGGTGCCGCCTTGGACAGGCAGAATGACGAGGGCCAGACGCCCCTGATCACGGCCTGCGCCGAGCCGCAGGCGGCCGAGGACCTGCAGCGCTACCACCAGGTGTGCCGGCTGCTGGTGAGCGCCGGGGCCAATGTGCGCGCGGAGGACCGCGACAGCCAGACGCCGCTGCACATGGCCAGCAAGAACGTGAACGCCGACGTGGCCGAGCTGCTGCTGCAGCAGGGCGCCAACGTCAACAACATGTGCTACAGCGGCGATACACCCATGCACAACGTGCTCAAGGCCGTGGCCTACAAGGCGGCCACCCACCACCCTGAGCGCATCGTCCGTGCCCTGCTCAACTACGGCTCCACCCGCGTCTGGCCCGGGGCGCTGCCAAAG TTGTtaaaacactgctgtaaatcACCTCGCACCATGGAGGTCATCCTGAATGCTTACGACCGCCTCAAAATCACAGACACCTGGAGGGAGGCTGTCCCCCATGAGGTCTTCCAG GAGCACAGGGGGTTCTACGAGTCCGTGTTCGTCCTGACCCAGATGCCGCGCTCACTCCAGCACCTGGCTCGCTGCAAGGTCCGGGGTCTCCTAGAGGGACGCGTGCCCCACGTTGTGCCCAAGCTGGGTCTGCCCACCTTCTTGCAGAAATACTTGCTCCTGGAGTTCCGGGACTACATCCACTGA
- the asb10 gene encoding ankyrin repeat and SOCS box protein 10 isoform X2: MGTKIKWRKAKKIRNDVIPTAKARGYELQFWHALMVGDDITIVGIADDPESSHVVNAIYDTSNIDEWKTHRLNYRSLRLWSLTYEQELTTPLHIAASRGYADCLRHLLQRGANVELAPGGTTALHEACEGGHSECARLLLSYGANANATNEEGLAPLHMCIFPESLECAKHLLQFGAAVNGRSLEEDDTPLHVAARHGLPDHADLYLRYGAALDRQNDEGQTPLITACAEPQAAEDLQRYHQVCRLLVSAGANVRAEDRDSQTPLHMASKNVNADVAELLLQQGANVNNMCYSGDTPMHNVLKAVAYKAATHHPERIVRALLNYGSTRVWPGALPKLLKHCCKSPRTMEVILNAYDRLKITDTWREAVPHEVFQEHRGFYESVFVLTQMPRSLQHLARCKVRGLLEGRVPHVVPKLGLPTFLQKYLLLEFRDYIH; this comes from the exons ATGGGGACGAAAATCAAGTGGCGGAAGGCGAAGAAGATTCGCAACGATGTCATCCCTACGGCCAAGGCCAGGGGCTACGAACTGCAGTTCTGGCACGCCCTCATGGTGGGCGACGACATCACCATCGTGGGCATCGCCGACGACCCCGAGTCCAGCCATGTGGTCAACGCCATTTACGACACCAGCAACATCGACGAGTGGAAGACCCACAGGCTGAACTACAGGAGTCTGA GACTATGGTCGCTGACCTACGAGCAGGAGCTCACCACCCCGCTGCACATTGCGGCCAGCCGCGGTTATGCTGACTGCCTCCGACACCTGCTGCAGCGAGGCGCCAACGTGGAGCTGGCTCCCGGGGGCACCACAGCACTGCACGAGGCTTGCGAGGGCGGCCACAGCGAGTGTGCCCGGCTGCTGCTCTCCTACGGCGCCAACGCCAACGCCACCAACGAGGAGGGCCTTGCGCCGCTGCATATGTGCATCTTCCCCGAGTCCCTGGA ATGTGCCAAACACCTGCTGCAATTTGGCGCGGCGGTCAATGGGCGGAGCCTGGAGGAGGACGACACGCCGCTGCACGTTGCGGCGCGGCACGGCCTCCCGGACCACGCCGACCTATATCTGCGGTACGGTGCCGCCTTGGACAGGCAGAATGACGAGGGCCAGACGCCCCTGATCACGGCCTGCGCCGAGCCGCAGGCGGCCGAGGACCTGCAGCGCTACCACCAGGTGTGCCGGCTGCTGGTGAGCGCCGGGGCCAATGTGCGCGCGGAGGACCGCGACAGCCAGACGCCGCTGCACATGGCCAGCAAGAACGTGAACGCCGACGTGGCCGAGCTGCTGCTGCAGCAGGGCGCCAACGTCAACAACATGTGCTACAGCGGCGATACACCCATGCACAACGTGCTCAAGGCCGTGGCCTACAAGGCGGCCACCCACCACCCTGAGCGCATCGTCCGTGCCCTGCTCAACTACGGCTCCACCCGCGTCTGGCCCGGGGCGCTGCCAAAG TTGTtaaaacactgctgtaaatcACCTCGCACCATGGAGGTCATCCTGAATGCTTACGACCGCCTCAAAATCACAGACACCTGGAGGGAGGCTGTCCCCCATGAGGTCTTCCAG GAGCACAGGGGGTTCTACGAGTCCGTGTTCGTCCTGACCCAGATGCCGCGCTCACTCCAGCACCTGGCTCGCTGCAAGGTCCGGGGTCTCCTAGAGGGACGCGTGCCCCACGTTGTGCCCAAGCTGGGTCTGCCCACCTTCTTGCAGAAATACTTGCTCCTGGAGTTCCGGGACTACATCCACTGA